In Bos javanicus breed banteng chromosome 2, ARS-OSU_banteng_1.0, whole genome shotgun sequence, the following proteins share a genomic window:
- the C2H2orf88 gene encoding small membrane A-kinase anchor protein, with amino-acid sequence MGCMKSKQTFPFPTTLESEKRHVSEENFMPEEKFLPRIPSLVNVKEEVKEPPGPQIVVFEFAQHLSQEILSDALQQWAGNNLKYYDIPYIESEGP; translated from the coding sequence ATGGGCTGCATGAAATCAAAACAAACTTTCCCATTTCCCACCACACTTGAGAGTGAGAAGAGGCATGTGAGTGAAGAAAACTTTATGCCTGAAGAGAAATTTCTACCCAGGATACCTTCTCTAGTTAATGTCAAAGAGGAAGTGAAGGAACCCCCAGGGCCTCAAATTGTGGTCTTCGAATTTGCACAGCACCTGTCCCAGGAAATCTTGAGTGATGCCTTGCAGCAGTGGGCAGGCAACAACCTCAAGTACTATGACATCCCATATATTGAGAGTGAAGGGCCTTGA